The Arachis hypogaea cultivar Tifrunner chromosome 14, arahy.Tifrunner.gnm2.J5K5, whole genome shotgun sequence genome has a segment encoding these proteins:
- the LOC112743872 gene encoding uncharacterized protein isoform X4 — protein MKKMRVLNTWSLQMAKTEIWSWIQMDTCQMATSEEVFKLGNENDMLKQNLAISEETIRKLKDENDMLIQKETILGDRIRKLQEENDIQIEKETMSEETIRNLKEVNDTHITLQITLEDTIRKLKEENDIHNQKVVMLEGTIRELNKKIDMHIRKEAKSEETIKRLKAEKDMSFQKVGMMEETIRKLNSGNDIHMQKKIELEDTIRKLKEQQYMYMQNEAMSEDAIRKLKEENDMHLQMEAVSKDTIRRMKEENDLHIQKATISEDAIKKLKEECDKHIQKEVTLEETINKLQSENEWEKQNQASLEMRIAQLQSENSSLLEKEVGLEMRIAQLESEKSSLLQKEVGLVEETKRLLCEKEILSLKVESLLEKINLLESDLSSFVEKEKSTKEDISNLNGKITMFQGQVAELEHFKNNLLLENQQLGENVSSLQTTIQNLENSSSFRSADASVKESASENEELKSQIEAACTLVEKLVLENAELVEKINMLYVELDRHNAEVGVSGGAGPDSINVFPHSDGVASDTTESAEVKSVSAQESGSLQETVMNDRDYINGEQAVGLTPNSSSLSDDTGEIVQIPLDDNEVHELEPQDAEIVEQDSVPLMDAPLIGAPFRLISFVAKYVSGEDLVNQNSSNTTIH, from the exons ATGAAGAAGATGAGGGTACTCAACACTTGGAGTCTGCAGATGGCCAAAACAGAAATATGGTCATGGATTCAAATGGACACCTGCCAAATG GCCACCTCAGAAGAGGTATTTAAACTGGGAAATGAAAATGATATGCTCAAACAGAATTTG GCCATTTCAGAAGAGACAATCAGGAAGCTGAAAGATGAGAACGATATGCTAATTCAGAAAGAG ACCATATTAGGTGATAGAATAAGGAAATTACAAGAGGAAAATGATATACAGATTGAGAAAGAG ACCATGTCAGAAGAGACGATCAGGAATTTGAAGGAAGTAAATGATACACATATTACACTACAGATCACATTAGAAGATACAATAAGGAAACTAAAAGAAGAAAATGATATACACAATCAGAAAGTG GTCATGTTAGAAGGGACAATCAgggaattaaataaaaaaattgatatgcaTATTCGAAAAGAG GCCAAGTCAGAAGAGACCATCAAGAGATTAAAAGCAGAAAAAGATATGTCCTTTCAGAAAGTG GGCATGATGGAAGAGACAATTAGAAAATTGAATTCTGGAAATGACATCCATATGCAAAAAAAG attgaattagaagatacTATTAGAAAATTAAAGGAACAACAGTATATGTATATGCAGAATGAG GCTATGTCAGAAGATgcaattagaaaattaaaagaagaaaacgaTATGCATTTGCAGATGGAG GCTGTATCAAAAGATACAATAAGAAGAATGAAGGAAGAAAATGATTTGCATATTCAGAAAGCA ACCATATCAGAGGATgcaattaaaaaattgaaagaagaatgTGATAAACACATTCAGAAAGAG GTTACCTTGGAAGAGACCATCAATAaattacaaagtgaaaatgaatgGGAGAAGCAAAACCAG GCTAGTTTGGAAATGAGAATTGCACAATTACAGAGTGAGAATAGTTCCTTACTTGAAAAAGAG GTTGGTTTGGAAATGAGAATTGCACAGTTAGAGAGTGAGAAGAGTTCCTTGCTTCAAAAAGAG gTTGGATTGGTGGAAGAAACCAAGCGGTTGCTGtgtgaaaaagaaattttgagccTTAAAGTG GAGAGTTTACTGGAAAAAATTAATCTTCTTGAGAGTGATTTGAGTTCCTTTGTTGAGAAAGAG AAATCAACTAAAGAAGATATTTCAAACCTGAATGGAAAGATTACCATGTTCCAAGGACAG GTGGCTGAGTTGGAACATTTCAAGAACAATCTTTTGCTAGAAAATCAGCAACTGGGGGAAAATGTTTCAAGTCTTCAAACAACAATTCAGAACCTTGAAAACAGCTCATCTTTCCGCTCAGCTGATGCATCTGTAAAG GAAAGTGCTTCTGAAAATGAGGAGTTGAAGTCTCAAATTGAAGCAGCTTGTACGTTGGTGGAGAAATTGGTGCTGGAGAATGCCGAACTTGTTGAGAAG ATTAACATGTTGTATGTTGAGCTGGATCGACACAATGCAGAAGTTGGAGTTTCTGGAGGAGCTGGACCTGATTCAATTAATGTGTTTCCTCATTCTGATGGGGTGGCTTCTGATACAACCGAATCTGCAGAGGTTAAGTCTGTATCAGCTCAGGAGTCAGGTTCATTGCAAGAGACAGTGATGAATGATCGTGATTATATCAATGGCGAGCAAGCTGTTGGGTTAACTCCGAACTCATCATCGTTATCTGATGACACTGGAGAAATTGTGCAGATCCCATTGGATGACAATGAAGTACATGAACTGGAACCGCAGGATGCTGAAATTGTGGAACAGGATAGTGTGCCACTAATGGATGCTCCCCTTATTGGTGCACCGTTTCGACTGATATCATTTGTTGCTAAGTATGTTAGTGGTGAGGATTTGGTTAACCAAAACTCTTCAAACACCACCATTCATTGA
- the LOC112743872 gene encoding uncharacterized protein isoform X3, giving the protein MEDDKRKKKNRKKKNKQGKNVDNGVGDKETKIEQLDAAAGEKIVIVDSNGVGETTIRDQNLVNTEKDERAGVTDVAGEQSTNVDGGTATRDNDLVNNGKVDHPDISETADERSTNVVGGTAVRDEDLINNGNDEPAHNLATLDEPSKNVDWRGVEENPNLDRISAKNEEDEGTQHLESADGQNRNMVMDSNGHLPNGKECATSEEVFKLGNENDMLKQNLAISEETIRKLKDENDMLIQKETMSEETIRNLKEVNDTHITLQITLEDTIRKLKEENDIHNQKVVMLEGTIRELNKKIDMHIRKEAKSEETIKRLKAEKDMSFQKVGMMEETIRKLNSGNDIHMQKKIELEDTIRKLKEQQYMYMQNEAMSEDAIRKLKEENDMHLQMEAVSKDTIRRMKEENDLHIQKATISEDAIKKLKEECDKHIQKEVTLEETINKLQSENEWEKQNQASLEMRIAQLQSENSSLLEKEVGLEMRIAQLESEKSSLLQKEVGLVEETKRLLCEKEILSLKVESLLEKINLLESDLSSFVEKEKSTKEDISNLNGKITMFQGQVAELEHFKNNLLLENQQLGENVSSLQTTIQNLENSSSFRSADASVKESASENEELKSQIEAACTLVEKLVLENAELVEKINMLYVELDRHNAEVGVSGGAGPDSINVFPHSDGVASDTTESAEVKSVSAQESGSLQETVMNDRDYINGEQAVGLTPNSSSLSDDTGEIVQIPLDDNEVHELEPQDAEIVEQDSVPLMDAPLIGAPFRLISFVAKYVSGEDLVNQNSSNTTIH; this is encoded by the exons ATGGAGGATgacaagagaaagaagaaaaacaggaagaaaaagaacaagcaagGTAAGAATGTGGACAATGGAGTAGGAGATAAAGAAACTAAGATTGAGCAACTGGATGCTGCCGCAGGTGAGAAAATTGTAATAGTTGATTCAAATGGGGTGGGAGAAACAACAATTAGGGATCAGAATCTGGTGAATACTGAAAAGGATGAGCGTGCTGGTGTAACTGATGTTGCTGGTGAACAAAGTACAAATGTGGATGGTGGAACAGCAACTAGGGACAACGATCTGGTAAATAATGGCAAGGTTGATCATCCTGATATTTCTGAGACTGCTGATGAGCGAAGTACAAATGTGGTTGGAGGAACAGCAGTTAGGGATGAGGATCTGATAAATAATGGTAATGATGAGCCTGCTCATAATTTGGCAACACTAGATGAGCCAAGTAAGAATGTGGATTGGAGAGGGGTTGAGGAAAACCCAAACCTAGATCGGATTTCAGCGAAGAATGAAGAAGATGAGGGTACTCAACACTTGGAGTCTGCAGATGGCCAAAACAGAAATATGGTCATGGATTCAAATGGACACCTGCCAAATGGTAAAGAATGT GCCACCTCAGAAGAGGTATTTAAACTGGGAAATGAAAATGATATGCTCAAACAGAATTTG GCCATTTCAGAAGAGACAATCAGGAAGCTGAAAGATGAGAACGATATGCTAATTCAGAAAGAG ACCATGTCAGAAGAGACGATCAGGAATTTGAAGGAAGTAAATGATACACATATTACACTACAGATCACATTAGAAGATACAATAAGGAAACTAAAAGAAGAAAATGATATACACAATCAGAAAGTG GTCATGTTAGAAGGGACAATCAgggaattaaataaaaaaattgatatgcaTATTCGAAAAGAG GCCAAGTCAGAAGAGACCATCAAGAGATTAAAAGCAGAAAAAGATATGTCCTTTCAGAAAGTG GGCATGATGGAAGAGACAATTAGAAAATTGAATTCTGGAAATGACATCCATATGCAAAAAAAG attgaattagaagatacTATTAGAAAATTAAAGGAACAACAGTATATGTATATGCAGAATGAG GCTATGTCAGAAGATgcaattagaaaattaaaagaagaaaacgaTATGCATTTGCAGATGGAG GCTGTATCAAAAGATACAATAAGAAGAATGAAGGAAGAAAATGATTTGCATATTCAGAAAGCA ACCATATCAGAGGATgcaattaaaaaattgaaagaagaatgTGATAAACACATTCAGAAAGAG GTTACCTTGGAAGAGACCATCAATAaattacaaagtgaaaatgaatgGGAGAAGCAAAACCAG GCTAGTTTGGAAATGAGAATTGCACAATTACAGAGTGAGAATAGTTCCTTACTTGAAAAAGAG GTTGGTTTGGAAATGAGAATTGCACAGTTAGAGAGTGAGAAGAGTTCCTTGCTTCAAAAAGAG gTTGGATTGGTGGAAGAAACCAAGCGGTTGCTGtgtgaaaaagaaattttgagccTTAAAGTG GAGAGTTTACTGGAAAAAATTAATCTTCTTGAGAGTGATTTGAGTTCCTTTGTTGAGAAAGAG AAATCAACTAAAGAAGATATTTCAAACCTGAATGGAAAGATTACCATGTTCCAAGGACAG GTGGCTGAGTTGGAACATTTCAAGAACAATCTTTTGCTAGAAAATCAGCAACTGGGGGAAAATGTTTCAAGTCTTCAAACAACAATTCAGAACCTTGAAAACAGCTCATCTTTCCGCTCAGCTGATGCATCTGTAAAG GAAAGTGCTTCTGAAAATGAGGAGTTGAAGTCTCAAATTGAAGCAGCTTGTACGTTGGTGGAGAAATTGGTGCTGGAGAATGCCGAACTTGTTGAGAAG ATTAACATGTTGTATGTTGAGCTGGATCGACACAATGCAGAAGTTGGAGTTTCTGGAGGAGCTGGACCTGATTCAATTAATGTGTTTCCTCATTCTGATGGGGTGGCTTCTGATACAACCGAATCTGCAGAGGTTAAGTCTGTATCAGCTCAGGAGTCAGGTTCATTGCAAGAGACAGTGATGAATGATCGTGATTATATCAATGGCGAGCAAGCTGTTGGGTTAACTCCGAACTCATCATCGTTATCTGATGACACTGGAGAAATTGTGCAGATCCCATTGGATGACAATGAAGTACATGAACTGGAACCGCAGGATGCTGAAATTGTGGAACAGGATAGTGTGCCACTAATGGATGCTCCCCTTATTGGTGCACCGTTTCGACTGATATCATTTGTTGCTAAGTATGTTAGTGGTGAGGATTTGGTTAACCAAAACTCTTCAAACACCACCATTCATTGA
- the LOC112743872 gene encoding uncharacterized protein isoform X5, with the protein MKKMRVLNTWSLQMAKTEIWSWIQMDTCQMATSEEVFKLGNENDMLKQNLAISEETIRKLKDENDMLIQKETMSEETIRNLKEVNDTHITLQITLEDTIRKLKEENDIHNQKVVMLEGTIRELNKKIDMHIRKEAKSEETIKRLKAEKDMSFQKVGMMEETIRKLNSGNDIHMQKKIELEDTIRKLKEQQYMYMQNEAMSEDAIRKLKEENDMHLQMEAVSKDTIRRMKEENDLHIQKATISEDAIKKLKEECDKHIQKEVTLEETINKLQSENEWEKQNQASLEMRIAQLQSENSSLLEKEVGLEMRIAQLESEKSSLLQKEVGLVEETKRLLCEKEILSLKVESLLEKINLLESDLSSFVEKEKSTKEDISNLNGKITMFQGQVAELEHFKNNLLLENQQLGENVSSLQTTIQNLENSSSFRSADASVKESASENEELKSQIEAACTLVEKLVLENAELVEKINMLYVELDRHNAEVGVSGGAGPDSINVFPHSDGVASDTTESAEVKSVSAQESGSLQETVMNDRDYINGEQAVGLTPNSSSLSDDTGEIVQIPLDDNEVHELEPQDAEIVEQDSVPLMDAPLIGAPFRLISFVAKYVSGEDLVNQNSSNTTIH; encoded by the exons ATGAAGAAGATGAGGGTACTCAACACTTGGAGTCTGCAGATGGCCAAAACAGAAATATGGTCATGGATTCAAATGGACACCTGCCAAATG GCCACCTCAGAAGAGGTATTTAAACTGGGAAATGAAAATGATATGCTCAAACAGAATTTG GCCATTTCAGAAGAGACAATCAGGAAGCTGAAAGATGAGAACGATATGCTAATTCAGAAAGAG ACCATGTCAGAAGAGACGATCAGGAATTTGAAGGAAGTAAATGATACACATATTACACTACAGATCACATTAGAAGATACAATAAGGAAACTAAAAGAAGAAAATGATATACACAATCAGAAAGTG GTCATGTTAGAAGGGACAATCAgggaattaaataaaaaaattgatatgcaTATTCGAAAAGAG GCCAAGTCAGAAGAGACCATCAAGAGATTAAAAGCAGAAAAAGATATGTCCTTTCAGAAAGTG GGCATGATGGAAGAGACAATTAGAAAATTGAATTCTGGAAATGACATCCATATGCAAAAAAAG attgaattagaagatacTATTAGAAAATTAAAGGAACAACAGTATATGTATATGCAGAATGAG GCTATGTCAGAAGATgcaattagaaaattaaaagaagaaaacgaTATGCATTTGCAGATGGAG GCTGTATCAAAAGATACAATAAGAAGAATGAAGGAAGAAAATGATTTGCATATTCAGAAAGCA ACCATATCAGAGGATgcaattaaaaaattgaaagaagaatgTGATAAACACATTCAGAAAGAG GTTACCTTGGAAGAGACCATCAATAaattacaaagtgaaaatgaatgGGAGAAGCAAAACCAG GCTAGTTTGGAAATGAGAATTGCACAATTACAGAGTGAGAATAGTTCCTTACTTGAAAAAGAG GTTGGTTTGGAAATGAGAATTGCACAGTTAGAGAGTGAGAAGAGTTCCTTGCTTCAAAAAGAG gTTGGATTGGTGGAAGAAACCAAGCGGTTGCTGtgtgaaaaagaaattttgagccTTAAAGTG GAGAGTTTACTGGAAAAAATTAATCTTCTTGAGAGTGATTTGAGTTCCTTTGTTGAGAAAGAG AAATCAACTAAAGAAGATATTTCAAACCTGAATGGAAAGATTACCATGTTCCAAGGACAG GTGGCTGAGTTGGAACATTTCAAGAACAATCTTTTGCTAGAAAATCAGCAACTGGGGGAAAATGTTTCAAGTCTTCAAACAACAATTCAGAACCTTGAAAACAGCTCATCTTTCCGCTCAGCTGATGCATCTGTAAAG GAAAGTGCTTCTGAAAATGAGGAGTTGAAGTCTCAAATTGAAGCAGCTTGTACGTTGGTGGAGAAATTGGTGCTGGAGAATGCCGAACTTGTTGAGAAG ATTAACATGTTGTATGTTGAGCTGGATCGACACAATGCAGAAGTTGGAGTTTCTGGAGGAGCTGGACCTGATTCAATTAATGTGTTTCCTCATTCTGATGGGGTGGCTTCTGATACAACCGAATCTGCAGAGGTTAAGTCTGTATCAGCTCAGGAGTCAGGTTCATTGCAAGAGACAGTGATGAATGATCGTGATTATATCAATGGCGAGCAAGCTGTTGGGTTAACTCCGAACTCATCATCGTTATCTGATGACACTGGAGAAATTGTGCAGATCCCATTGGATGACAATGAAGTACATGAACTGGAACCGCAGGATGCTGAAATTGTGGAACAGGATAGTGTGCCACTAATGGATGCTCCCCTTATTGGTGCACCGTTTCGACTGATATCATTTGTTGCTAAGTATGTTAGTGGTGAGGATTTGGTTAACCAAAACTCTTCAAACACCACCATTCATTGA
- the LOC112743872 gene encoding uncharacterized protein isoform X2, which yields MEDDKRKKKNRKKKNKQGKNVDNGVGDKETKIEQLDAAAGEKIVIVDSNGVGETTIRDQNLVNTEKDERAGVTDVAGEQSTNVDGGTATRDNDLVNNGKVDHPDISETADERSTNVVGGTAVRDEDLINNGNDEPAHNLATLDEPSKNVDWRGVEENPNLDRISAKNEEDEGTQHLESADGQNRNMVMDSNGHLPNGKECATSEEVFKLGNENDMLKQNLAISEETIRKLKDENDMLIQKETILGDRIRKLQEENDIQIEKETMSEETIRNLKEVNDTHITLQITLEDTIRKLKEENDIHNQKVVMLEGTIRELNKKIDMHIRKEAKSEETIKRLKAEKDMSFQKVGMMEETIRKLNSGNDIHMQKKIELEDTIRKLKEQQYMYMQNEAMSEDAIRKLKEENDMHLQMEAVSKDTIRRMKEENDLHIQKATISEDAIKKLKEECDKHIQKEVTLEETINKLQSENEWEKQNQVGLEMRIAQLESEKSSLLQKEVGLVEETKRLLCEKEILSLKVESLLEKINLLESDLSSFVEKEKSTKEDISNLNGKITMFQGQVAELEHFKNNLLLENQQLGENVSSLQTTIQNLENSSSFRSADASVKESASENEELKSQIEAACTLVEKLVLENAELVEKINMLYVELDRHNAEVGVSGGAGPDSINVFPHSDGVASDTTESAEVKSVSAQESGSLQETVMNDRDYINGEQAVGLTPNSSSLSDDTGEIVQIPLDDNEVHELEPQDAEIVEQDSVPLMDAPLIGAPFRLISFVAKYVSGEDLVNQNSSNTTIH from the exons ATGGAGGATgacaagagaaagaagaaaaacaggaagaaaaagaacaagcaagGTAAGAATGTGGACAATGGAGTAGGAGATAAAGAAACTAAGATTGAGCAACTGGATGCTGCCGCAGGTGAGAAAATTGTAATAGTTGATTCAAATGGGGTGGGAGAAACAACAATTAGGGATCAGAATCTGGTGAATACTGAAAAGGATGAGCGTGCTGGTGTAACTGATGTTGCTGGTGAACAAAGTACAAATGTGGATGGTGGAACAGCAACTAGGGACAACGATCTGGTAAATAATGGCAAGGTTGATCATCCTGATATTTCTGAGACTGCTGATGAGCGAAGTACAAATGTGGTTGGAGGAACAGCAGTTAGGGATGAGGATCTGATAAATAATGGTAATGATGAGCCTGCTCATAATTTGGCAACACTAGATGAGCCAAGTAAGAATGTGGATTGGAGAGGGGTTGAGGAAAACCCAAACCTAGATCGGATTTCAGCGAAGAATGAAGAAGATGAGGGTACTCAACACTTGGAGTCTGCAGATGGCCAAAACAGAAATATGGTCATGGATTCAAATGGACACCTGCCAAATGGTAAAGAATGT GCCACCTCAGAAGAGGTATTTAAACTGGGAAATGAAAATGATATGCTCAAACAGAATTTG GCCATTTCAGAAGAGACAATCAGGAAGCTGAAAGATGAGAACGATATGCTAATTCAGAAAGAG ACCATATTAGGTGATAGAATAAGGAAATTACAAGAGGAAAATGATATACAGATTGAGAAAGAG ACCATGTCAGAAGAGACGATCAGGAATTTGAAGGAAGTAAATGATACACATATTACACTACAGATCACATTAGAAGATACAATAAGGAAACTAAAAGAAGAAAATGATATACACAATCAGAAAGTG GTCATGTTAGAAGGGACAATCAgggaattaaataaaaaaattgatatgcaTATTCGAAAAGAG GCCAAGTCAGAAGAGACCATCAAGAGATTAAAAGCAGAAAAAGATATGTCCTTTCAGAAAGTG GGCATGATGGAAGAGACAATTAGAAAATTGAATTCTGGAAATGACATCCATATGCAAAAAAAG attgaattagaagatacTATTAGAAAATTAAAGGAACAACAGTATATGTATATGCAGAATGAG GCTATGTCAGAAGATgcaattagaaaattaaaagaagaaaacgaTATGCATTTGCAGATGGAG GCTGTATCAAAAGATACAATAAGAAGAATGAAGGAAGAAAATGATTTGCATATTCAGAAAGCA ACCATATCAGAGGATgcaattaaaaaattgaaagaagaatgTGATAAACACATTCAGAAAGAG GTTACCTTGGAAGAGACCATCAATAaattacaaagtgaaaatgaatgGGAGAAGCAAAACCAG GTTGGTTTGGAAATGAGAATTGCACAGTTAGAGAGTGAGAAGAGTTCCTTGCTTCAAAAAGAG gTTGGATTGGTGGAAGAAACCAAGCGGTTGCTGtgtgaaaaagaaattttgagccTTAAAGTG GAGAGTTTACTGGAAAAAATTAATCTTCTTGAGAGTGATTTGAGTTCCTTTGTTGAGAAAGAG AAATCAACTAAAGAAGATATTTCAAACCTGAATGGAAAGATTACCATGTTCCAAGGACAG GTGGCTGAGTTGGAACATTTCAAGAACAATCTTTTGCTAGAAAATCAGCAACTGGGGGAAAATGTTTCAAGTCTTCAAACAACAATTCAGAACCTTGAAAACAGCTCATCTTTCCGCTCAGCTGATGCATCTGTAAAG GAAAGTGCTTCTGAAAATGAGGAGTTGAAGTCTCAAATTGAAGCAGCTTGTACGTTGGTGGAGAAATTGGTGCTGGAGAATGCCGAACTTGTTGAGAAG ATTAACATGTTGTATGTTGAGCTGGATCGACACAATGCAGAAGTTGGAGTTTCTGGAGGAGCTGGACCTGATTCAATTAATGTGTTTCCTCATTCTGATGGGGTGGCTTCTGATACAACCGAATCTGCAGAGGTTAAGTCTGTATCAGCTCAGGAGTCAGGTTCATTGCAAGAGACAGTGATGAATGATCGTGATTATATCAATGGCGAGCAAGCTGTTGGGTTAACTCCGAACTCATCATCGTTATCTGATGACACTGGAGAAATTGTGCAGATCCCATTGGATGACAATGAAGTACATGAACTGGAACCGCAGGATGCTGAAATTGTGGAACAGGATAGTGTGCCACTAATGGATGCTCCCCTTATTGGTGCACCGTTTCGACTGATATCATTTGTTGCTAAGTATGTTAGTGGTGAGGATTTGGTTAACCAAAACTCTTCAAACACCACCATTCATTGA
- the LOC112743872 gene encoding uncharacterized protein isoform X1, producing the protein MEDDKRKKKNRKKKNKQGKNVDNGVGDKETKIEQLDAAAGEKIVIVDSNGVGETTIRDQNLVNTEKDERAGVTDVAGEQSTNVDGGTATRDNDLVNNGKVDHPDISETADERSTNVVGGTAVRDEDLINNGNDEPAHNLATLDEPSKNVDWRGVEENPNLDRISAKNEEDEGTQHLESADGQNRNMVMDSNGHLPNGKECATSEEVFKLGNENDMLKQNLAISEETIRKLKDENDMLIQKETILGDRIRKLQEENDIQIEKETMSEETIRNLKEVNDTHITLQITLEDTIRKLKEENDIHNQKVVMLEGTIRELNKKIDMHIRKEAKSEETIKRLKAEKDMSFQKVGMMEETIRKLNSGNDIHMQKKIELEDTIRKLKEQQYMYMQNEAMSEDAIRKLKEENDMHLQMEAVSKDTIRRMKEENDLHIQKATISEDAIKKLKEECDKHIQKEVTLEETINKLQSENEWEKQNQASLEMRIAQLQSENSSLLEKEVGLEMRIAQLESEKSSLLQKEVGLVEETKRLLCEKEILSLKVESLLEKINLLESDLSSFVEKEKSTKEDISNLNGKITMFQGQVAELEHFKNNLLLENQQLGENVSSLQTTIQNLENSSSFRSADASVKESASENEELKSQIEAACTLVEKLVLENAELVEKINMLYVELDRHNAEVGVSGGAGPDSINVFPHSDGVASDTTESAEVKSVSAQESGSLQETVMNDRDYINGEQAVGLTPNSSSLSDDTGEIVQIPLDDNEVHELEPQDAEIVEQDSVPLMDAPLIGAPFRLISFVAKYVSGEDLVNQNSSNTTIH; encoded by the exons ATGGAGGATgacaagagaaagaagaaaaacaggaagaaaaagaacaagcaagGTAAGAATGTGGACAATGGAGTAGGAGATAAAGAAACTAAGATTGAGCAACTGGATGCTGCCGCAGGTGAGAAAATTGTAATAGTTGATTCAAATGGGGTGGGAGAAACAACAATTAGGGATCAGAATCTGGTGAATACTGAAAAGGATGAGCGTGCTGGTGTAACTGATGTTGCTGGTGAACAAAGTACAAATGTGGATGGTGGAACAGCAACTAGGGACAACGATCTGGTAAATAATGGCAAGGTTGATCATCCTGATATTTCTGAGACTGCTGATGAGCGAAGTACAAATGTGGTTGGAGGAACAGCAGTTAGGGATGAGGATCTGATAAATAATGGTAATGATGAGCCTGCTCATAATTTGGCAACACTAGATGAGCCAAGTAAGAATGTGGATTGGAGAGGGGTTGAGGAAAACCCAAACCTAGATCGGATTTCAGCGAAGAATGAAGAAGATGAGGGTACTCAACACTTGGAGTCTGCAGATGGCCAAAACAGAAATATGGTCATGGATTCAAATGGACACCTGCCAAATGGTAAAGAATGT GCCACCTCAGAAGAGGTATTTAAACTGGGAAATGAAAATGATATGCTCAAACAGAATTTG GCCATTTCAGAAGAGACAATCAGGAAGCTGAAAGATGAGAACGATATGCTAATTCAGAAAGAG ACCATATTAGGTGATAGAATAAGGAAATTACAAGAGGAAAATGATATACAGATTGAGAAAGAG ACCATGTCAGAAGAGACGATCAGGAATTTGAAGGAAGTAAATGATACACATATTACACTACAGATCACATTAGAAGATACAATAAGGAAACTAAAAGAAGAAAATGATATACACAATCAGAAAGTG GTCATGTTAGAAGGGACAATCAgggaattaaataaaaaaattgatatgcaTATTCGAAAAGAG GCCAAGTCAGAAGAGACCATCAAGAGATTAAAAGCAGAAAAAGATATGTCCTTTCAGAAAGTG GGCATGATGGAAGAGACAATTAGAAAATTGAATTCTGGAAATGACATCCATATGCAAAAAAAG attgaattagaagatacTATTAGAAAATTAAAGGAACAACAGTATATGTATATGCAGAATGAG GCTATGTCAGAAGATgcaattagaaaattaaaagaagaaaacgaTATGCATTTGCAGATGGAG GCTGTATCAAAAGATACAATAAGAAGAATGAAGGAAGAAAATGATTTGCATATTCAGAAAGCA ACCATATCAGAGGATgcaattaaaaaattgaaagaagaatgTGATAAACACATTCAGAAAGAG GTTACCTTGGAAGAGACCATCAATAaattacaaagtgaaaatgaatgGGAGAAGCAAAACCAG GCTAGTTTGGAAATGAGAATTGCACAATTACAGAGTGAGAATAGTTCCTTACTTGAAAAAGAG GTTGGTTTGGAAATGAGAATTGCACAGTTAGAGAGTGAGAAGAGTTCCTTGCTTCAAAAAGAG gTTGGATTGGTGGAAGAAACCAAGCGGTTGCTGtgtgaaaaagaaattttgagccTTAAAGTG GAGAGTTTACTGGAAAAAATTAATCTTCTTGAGAGTGATTTGAGTTCCTTTGTTGAGAAAGAG AAATCAACTAAAGAAGATATTTCAAACCTGAATGGAAAGATTACCATGTTCCAAGGACAG GTGGCTGAGTTGGAACATTTCAAGAACAATCTTTTGCTAGAAAATCAGCAACTGGGGGAAAATGTTTCAAGTCTTCAAACAACAATTCAGAACCTTGAAAACAGCTCATCTTTCCGCTCAGCTGATGCATCTGTAAAG GAAAGTGCTTCTGAAAATGAGGAGTTGAAGTCTCAAATTGAAGCAGCTTGTACGTTGGTGGAGAAATTGGTGCTGGAGAATGCCGAACTTGTTGAGAAG ATTAACATGTTGTATGTTGAGCTGGATCGACACAATGCAGAAGTTGGAGTTTCTGGAGGAGCTGGACCTGATTCAATTAATGTGTTTCCTCATTCTGATGGGGTGGCTTCTGATACAACCGAATCTGCAGAGGTTAAGTCTGTATCAGCTCAGGAGTCAGGTTCATTGCAAGAGACAGTGATGAATGATCGTGATTATATCAATGGCGAGCAAGCTGTTGGGTTAACTCCGAACTCATCATCGTTATCTGATGACACTGGAGAAATTGTGCAGATCCCATTGGATGACAATGAAGTACATGAACTGGAACCGCAGGATGCTGAAATTGTGGAACAGGATAGTGTGCCACTAATGGATGCTCCCCTTATTGGTGCACCGTTTCGACTGATATCATTTGTTGCTAAGTATGTTAGTGGTGAGGATTTGGTTAACCAAAACTCTTCAAACACCACCATTCATTGA